Within the Ostrinia nubilalis chromosome 12, ilOstNubi1.1, whole genome shotgun sequence genome, the region ccagaataacatataggctataatttatgacgttcAGTCActaactaaatttcacgcgggtgaagccgagggcaaaagctatttggaTAATATAGCAAAAGATCGTAATGTCATAACATGGTCATAACCTACTGATTCCTTGCATTGAAGTTCTTCCCTTCGGACTTAGTATTGTACTTGAAGACAAGGAAACAAACAGACAAACATTGCATATTCCGCACATGAACCTCGGTACTATTAACCTTAGCAATGGCCGATTAGCGGGTCAATAAGAAAGATACGGATATGCAACAGTACTAAAtaactattaattaataattatgttatccaTTGAAACAAAACAAAGATAGAGAGTTAGTTCACGGCTgtaaattattatcaatattgcaATTGCATCAAATGACTTTAGATACAAAACATGACCCCAATTTCCGAGTTTATTGAAGTAGATTATCGGTATCTCTACTAACAATTTGATGGAGGTTAGTAACTGATATCCTATCTGAACAATCTGTAGATAAACGTTTATTACGTTATTGTTATCCATCCACAGTAGGTACTAATGGATTAAGTAATTTGCATAATCATGTTTTTCTGCTAAACCAATTTTCATGACATTTGGGATGAAAAGACTGAGAATCAAGCACGAAAATTTCTCTGGCCAAAGTCTTAATAGACTCCTTGTTGCCGTCTACAAGAGTTCCACAGCTCTGCCCAAAGAAATGTTGAATACAGAAGTTACCGAGCTGGTAGCAATTACAAATCAACGCGACTGGGgcagttttttctatgcatgacaaggcaggtatttgacacaatcgcacctggtgttcagtgagatgcagtctaggatggtacatatctttCCTGTAAGtacttattcactctcgccttgcaAAGACCCGAAATAGTGTTGagaaaagacagcagcaggctaGAGTTTCTTTGCATCGATCACTGCTGATCACAGAACAGCATGTACATGTACAGTTACGATGATCTATTTTCCACCCTCCATCTTCCCAGGTCTAGCATGGATCATCATCCCCGGCAAATGGTCCTTCACTCTCGGCTCCCTCACTGTAGTACCATGGCGGGCCTTCATCTGGACCTGGTGTGCTCCCGGCTTGCTGGCAGCGCTGCTTTTACTATTCCTGCCCGAGAGCCCTCGATTCCTGCTGTCTTCCAAAGGCCCGGAGGCCGCACTGCCTGTCCTGGCTCAAATGTACGCGTGGAATAATGGAGCTTCACCGTATAGTTTTCCTGTAAGTAAAAAGCTTCTTCTATCGAACTCTTACGTTATTCAGATCAATTTCTTAGCAGGTTCGATGACATTTTAACTTGACcttcgggacaaacttgaccctcactggttgggtttttattggcggtcaagctatagatcctggctacacaggagttgcagtagtgACCCGTTCTTCTATCGTCGAGTTGATACAAGTAGGGTCTCCTGCTATCAGATATTAAGAGCTGCTATAATTATTAGATCGATTGGACGACTTCACATGCTCTATAGCGCACGTAGCCACATAATGTATCAGGCATTCAGGTTAATAATCGAACAAAACCACAATGTGGTAAGCTCCCAAGGTCGACTCATGCAAAATTATATTGCGTATTCTGAAATATACGTAGATAACTAAATTAACAATTTacatgatattattatgattcaGTTTAGTTAAGAGTTTATTCACTTACCTTGATTAACCGGGAAAATGCCAACAATATTCTTACCTTTACTCCATTGGAAATCTTTTAAACATGAAAAGGTACAACTGGTACAACTATGAAATCTACAAAAAATAGTTGATGATTGACATTAAGTAAAAGTGAAAGTGAGTAAATGGTGAACTCCATTTGTCAGATCTCTAAAAAATGAATAGAATTTCACATAGATACTGGACCAATCCTAGGCTTAATTCCAGGTCAAGAAGATAGTATCTGGCAGCGTGGAAGCAGGCAAGGCTGGAGGCTTCGTGGGCGCTCTGAAGAACTTCTCCTTGCTGTTCAGGCCCCCATTGCTGAGATGCGTCATTATCTCCCACGTGTCTATGTTCGCAGTGTTTATGTTGTAAGTTAttgttaagagcgttgtcacatttttcatgcagaaatcgagaatttggcagatttcgaaattattttagtcatataatttattgttatagcttcttttgacttatatcatcataattatcatacgtttttacggaatgtctattgacaaaatctcgttcaaattggatttttgcctacgaaaacagcgaatttcgaaagcccgatttccaggtaactcgcgaaggcacaactttgaactagtattacaacaaatttatttctaagtaagaagatagaatgtattcattagaataagcataccctgaagaagaaagtgtattgagaaaattttaatgtttaattcataaaaatgcatttttatcatgtctaagatagtcaaaattcgagaaaattactgcaagaaaacaggtcacatctcataatctaaaagtcatttggcaacataaactactttatacttaagaagaaacatagtactattactgtgtgaaaaagaaaaaatatctatcttcaatcttcaagtgaaaaattaatttgaaaatactataaaatcgggtgcatcaaatggcataaatcagtcgtgctttggcactcgtagacgccgggtctatgtcagttgactgcccactgacgtatatgcgtcatgcgtgattttttcgtaaattgtagtatgattgagtacttttgatccgcaagtatttttaatttatttgtttaggtatttcggacttgtaatttctttcttttcaaactttttattattttacttaaagaatatgggtagaatagacaaaagatattattatggtatctgtttggtcaggaaaaaataaatgactaataaaaattttaacagggtatcaaaacattagtctaagctattgtgtttctaccaacataaaatatactcttccttactaataaaagttgaatagcgtctgtatggtcacacaacgcttcgtcatgtttttccgaaagctcaattactgacgactgaatgaaagaaattggtgcgtaactattcatctgatattaaacgtttagtaataaaggggtaggtcaggtaaatggcaaatccaccagcggtcactcgatgacacttagacaaatagttttataaaacgtcaactaagttggttaggtatttgtttgtattgtagatacttatacaaatgaacgtataaaatgagtttatttttaaaagtataggtaaaggtggaaacgataagtgatttcacttgatttttaattatacaagatatcgagaaactgtttactgttcctgtaagtgcttcatgagctctttaaaacaataacaataaataggtcaaataataaactggatctatgcgaaaattcaatgtttccgaatttcatactaaatgtatgccgccagccatacctaccatattagaagtgttcattttttaaatttaaatttttaattgagtaatatataataatcaaacaacaaactcgtaaattgcattcttatttaaattatttacggaaaacatgattttaggtttaacttgctacaatatcatcaagagatactaattaataaatactaaataaacagataaagggggcggcattaaggcactaagaattctcagaaaccattgatttcgtgtttgtttgtaactgtattaaatgtatgaaagctggaaatataggttttttgaatagattcagttcgttcttaaacatattattgatgccatttgctaggtctcatgaagcactttttcagtaagtaaccatatttgttcgacatcttgtatacctactataagaaatattcgagtgagatcacttatcgattattttcgtcatccttatttgtattaaatttaattaaaatacactaaggctgagatgcaccacctaactttgaccctaactgacaataaccggtgttttatgttagacagatttttgacatccataattttgatgtcaatgttaaagtaagacggtgcaacacggcctaacaaatgtatcgtagacagtacattttattttcttcataaatctttcttttctttgtaaagctatctacaagcttttattttctttgacatctggagttgtaaaatcttgcaacttaaaatttactttacttcccgttttcccattgagctgaaattttgcatgtctacacaggcatgcaaaatttcgtttcatttcgcactaaataatttaatttaaacgtgttttcatgcgatggccaagtcaatatatttatgtaaaacgttaatgttttcctggactggacttggtattacatggttcttacaactttttaccgtagaacaactgagtagtgagacttggttttttgacaagtattgtttttgatgggtttgtattacagaacgcatgcgtacctaatgggataactgtttaaaaacacgattagataaattttgctctatggataaaaatcttaaagttacctttgatttttagggttccgtacctcaaaaggaaaaaacggaacccttataggatcactttgttgtccgtccgtccttctgtcaagaccctttatctcaagaacgcgtgaacgtatcaagctgaaattcacatgaaatactcagatctattgtccctttaagctgtgaaaatatcaaacttctaagccaagccaatcaaaagatacagccgatttgtcgatattttcaacaaattttcgacactcgcaaaggaattaaaacctacaggatacttcccgtaaactcagaatcttgaaatttggcataaagcattgtcatataatgcaaatataggaaaaattgcgaaaattacatttttttagttatataatataataaaaatattttaataaaatgaaacttactaccttatttctcacgaacgaataaaggtatcaaattgaaatttataccaaatacctagatctattgtccctttaagaagtaaaaaaatcaaacttctaagttaacgcgatcaaaagatacagcagtttataccgacaccttagacgaatttccgtcacacgctagggaatcaaaacctacaaggtacttcctgtgaactcagaatcttgaaattcggcacgaagcaacgttatatagtacagataaaggaaaaattgcgaaaatgataaatttgaagttatataaaatttaaaatattatttttgcttacatgacataaaatatttttttaataattataaacttactacctaccctttttcacatgaacgcgtagagatattaaagttgaaattcatatcaaacacttcttaaatctaattgcctctaaactgtgagaaattctaaatcaacgcaaaaattcaaaacgctgaggtaggtacctacctataatgcaaatataggaaaaataaataaataaaaaataatcataccgcatattttgaaattcgccactactcgcaacggaatcaagtaagtaatttgatttaatacgtcataaattgtaaaccgctacgtttgtacggcggaaccctcggtgtgcgagcccgactcgcacttggccggtttttttagcattatacgaccgtggtttataataataaattttataaaatcacaatgatatcagtatttacctctttgatttcctgacttgtttagatttacaaaaactaaatatttattattaacttttagataataatgcgaatggcgcttacgatgtttagttacgagctctttgatggacacagatattaaagataacgtttaaaaaatggcacgctcgttttcatacatttcattctatttatttaacctatccatatttatgtgcggaaacgtcacaaaatcagaataaattttaatttttccatcccgcatcataaaaactaaaaagtcaaaagtaaaatttaaatagtaaatattttttataaacaagcttttgatgctgtaaaaagaataaaataaaacataaattcttctacacccatcaacttattactttaatcaatttaaagattaaaaacttgtcgcgggatttactagtgtaaaaaatacatacctaacgtaacttgattttgctaaaagtctgatctgagaaaaaatcaaataggtaaattatacattatttctttattattatgtatgatgtactgtcttaggtacgattcaactacggattaagatcgtttagtcggcgcagcgttgaaattgtacagataaatgcagtttgcgcactcactacgcgacgtcaagcaataaaaacctaaaattcgaacgccaactttttgctacaacgctcttaatgatagatcgcccggtgctttgtcctgctggaagctcttccggaaggactggtcttttgttctaaacgtcctgccagaagattatcgcaagtcctgcccgcagtacgcaatttgtacgtgtttgcttgctggtccttccagcagtacggtgaccttcaaatttgaactcatcctcaccagaagtagtaaacacttggttagtgtttattaaataaaaagtcatgtcgtagaatcattttgtttaaccagtattttacttttcttaatatattataaacttgtttatcttctttcaacttaactaataggaactataataaggaactttaaattaattactttggtacgtcactttgtattagaaattacacctatcacttacaaatacactacaaattaaaaacaaaaacaagaaataaattataaatgtttgattaggctggaatacttcacatttattataatattatcgccaaaatgttgccgactccacgcccggcgcgtcaaaatgtgtcgcgcgagcgcgaacgcgctgcccccgtgtatactcgtgcgccatcgggctccgactaacggttagtcgcgtttttcgatcttgggcactattgggtgaaagagagagaaacactctattttttcgtgtaaatttgaaatttgtacaatgtatacttacgaaactgtgatcttttaattttgcgtcctaccggaagtactttaagtcctgctggcaggactccgggcgatctatcattaaggCCTAATTCACACGAGAGCTTTTTTAACGTCCGTTAAAAAAGCGTTCAAATAGAACATATGCATACCCAAGTACGTGTTCACACGTCGGCGCTTTTAAAACGCGACGCTTTTTTATCGAGCAGTGTTGCATTTTCAACGCAGAGCGTTGGGAATAGGAATAGGAATCACATTGAGGACGTTATAAAAGCGCCGACGCCGGGTTATAACGCAACGCTTTTTAAACTCTCGTGCGAATGAGGcctaaggcttggtatttctgctaaagtaggtatttcacgctgtcaaaatctgcgcgcgcaatacttcgccgaagacagcgcgccaaagagctctcccagctacacagtataaaaataccagttggttaggttaggttgacttccttccgttcaagcgtcacactcacaacactttctaatacaaatcatatccaagtgatacaaattaaaacacctttcagaatttttgggaatatattttagaatcgaataaatataaaatataactgccaaagtaaacacggttcaaagaggcgtggcatcacccgaccttccggaagttccgcgccggccaaaagaatttcaagattacgtcacccgacctatcggtaggtcatttaatgatcagttcatcagaaaaacattttatgatcagttactcgtagtagcgattatttagagcttggataataaattatagttgttgcaattcacaaaactttgcatgtggttaattacattaatcagtacacgcatcaattttgttcagtctttttgtttattaataaataaaaatatcatactaaaattgcatacatatttgtttgtattggtctgggtgttttctttccataatttatgtacaacgtattacggggctctgtatcgaaaatcactatgagcatcacacgcggttacctgggTGCCTGCGTCAGGTAACCgtgagcactcatgggagtttatgcagaggttgctagagtttgactttgagctttgtttatagtcattacgaagcagattttgatgggaaactgcactgtcttgaattcgaaagggtgatttgacggtgttaggggaattctaggaataaatgcagagcctcctcattgagattgagacatttcaatttgagatttcacttgacattgattgcaatctgacatggagttttcaaacacttgtaaaaataaaaagtaattaaatcaaaagcagtaagtatctagtattgatatcaacttcgacgcaaatgactcccaaaataactttctacccttTCAAACGTTTgtcatgaattataatattaaggaattgttaagcaaaatttcaagtagattgaaccaaagaatcactgtcccatacaaTCTTTGCTTCCTTTTTTCACccacttcatttcatgaccccatttcggaaaatcggatgcctacgtcatacaaagaacacaccttccaactttcaggtatctacgatatccgtcagtcatttaggacaaagcatttttactagttgtccaatactctaacgttccaggtatgtcattgacaggagggcgctactatcttaatgggttatttattagtcccaactttatgccacttgacatttcagaatcgtttgcctttagatacctaagcgatttgatattcagtcttttaatgaaatcaagttctaaaataacttgaggtgttgtacccgatcaagcttttcattgcaggacagttaaatagttttattattagtttcttctttaagtcttgatttgtcagagtaggtaaaggctccatgagagcaaaatttagctttataatagtttttaatttttttcttgaaatatttgacgccttgtaatctctcgttaatataagtccacacaaataaagaatgtttgacttagactttaataattatgctcgtacataattataaataaactagctttccgcccgccgcttcgcccgcgtagtatttttcggtttttatataacctattacactcaaatataatgtggctttctattggtgaaagattttttaaaatcggttcagcagatcccgagattaccccttacaatttaacaaatatacaaacacacaaactttacctctttataaattagataaagataggtaatttgaaaccctattttgttttattcttttttttattttaaacatttcacaatccaaactaatatttactgtaggtaagtaaatgctaaactaaatagtaaaatattagtttggattgtgaaatatcctacttcctactaatattacaaaggcgaaagtttggatgtctggatgtttgttactctttcacgcaaaaactactggacggattttgttgaaactttacagtattagtgtttataacccagattaacatataggctaacacttatgacgatatgtgacaaatacatttcaataaataaataagacgtgtctaaaaagcgccatctacctatcgtcattggttaaaatctacagcgctggacaaactactgtatgacgttcgtaaatattcattcgggggaagccgtgaaacgccatctatcaacatgatatctaacgggggtaaaacgaggtctacgcgaacgaagtcgcgggcggccgctagtttatataggtagctttccctccgcaaccttattggtattccatgtacctatgtgtcttttaactgatttctgttacacatttcatgtaaaatttgtccagttataactccatttacatctgcatctgtaaacaagggttcatgttctccagcccagatgccgagtaaacagaatcgtctttcagtgacgtgcagctgcccctacatttgacccactgacctaattttttattatttatttgtatcagtgtcagtgtcttctaaagagtgtaagacgattgtatgtaggtactattaaaatgtaattttaactcattagttttgtctcatatttgaggaatgtactatgtatcatgcatgagtagagtcttcgtttaaaaggatgcgaacgatttaaatttcaataggcagacaaaattgataattcttaattatcaaaaattttagctttctccagtagcactgatattaatatactgtgactcatcaaagtcatcattgtcaaaaatattgacaaatcgcgaactgtcacggccataaaactgacacacgtccgtcctccgtaagcgccaccgcgcgactgattgagattgtccaagccgtcatggacgattttttccacattttttaacatagtaactaaataagacgcaatataaaaatttcatccgttaaaagccctcaagttatttctgaactttagtttagtaaaagatttagaatctcaaatcgcttattttaaaaataaaaccataaatagaaaacgaatagaggtaactttgggaatttattctatcgagtcaacttcatcaaatcgtgtttccatccgttaatagccctagaaaatatcctcaactatgcccaataaaaatctttacctttaattttactgtttagtacctcaaaaatgataaatgaaaacctcattttcgccattttctctgctacccggccttaactaaACAACGAGGATTTTGGGGCAAATGTTAGGCACACGTTAAGTTCTATAGTTCACCTCGACACGTTTAGTTCTAGCAGTTCCAGCTAGGTCAACTCGAGGTTTTTCAGGTGCTGAAGAAGTTGAGAAGTGTTTTACACCTAGAAGGCACGGGGCTGTTGAATTATGAAATACTAAACGTGTGGCTGCGTAAATCCCTCAGTTAAACGCAGCTTTAACCACAAATCACAAATTTAGATGTTAGCATAAAACCTTAATCTTAAGAGTTATGTGGTTTCCCAGGTCCAGTGGATTGTACATGTGGGTGCccgatattttgaataatatctTGAAGAGCACCAGCGAAGAGAGCATTACGATATGTACCGTCATTCAAGAGAAGATTATGAAGCAGAGAAACATGACTGTAAGTAGACATTAAAATGCAGTTTTTATATAGGACTTTGTGTATTTAAATTGCGATTGCCTTTAGTTTAATCCTTTATCCTTTAAAAAGGAGAGGGAGAGGGAAAATTTTAATCTAttgtttaaactttcatggtcactaacataattattattactgacgggattgctaccatgtaccttaatattgagtttccgatatttcggcactgttaataaaatttaatctaTAGGTAAATGAAACATTAATGAATTTCCTAAGCCTGTATAAAGGTCATGGCTTTGTGATGAATGAGAACCAGGAGACCTTTAAAATCCCAATGAGTATGGTTTTGACATCAACAATCCATACAGGCAAAAACTGAAATTAATTATGTTCTTTGCCACGTCATATACCAACCTCTacgacgatggccgttggggcagaaaagttctcgagtggcgaccacgggctggaagacgtagcgtgggcaggcctcctactaggtggacggacgatctggtaaaggtcgcgggaagagcctggatgcggcagcgcaggaccatgcattgtggaaaaccttggaggaggcctttgtccagcagtggacgtcatttggctgaaacgaacgaacgataccaACCTATAAGAATGTTTATTTCAGTTATATTCTACCGAGCAAACGTGCAGTTCTGACGTTTCCGTGGGGGTGTTCCCAATCTCCATGGCCATGGGTGCCGTGTTCGCGCTCACGTACTTGGCAATAGGCGTATTCATCAACAAGATCGGGAAGAAGACTTTGTACTGTAAGTCGAATCTTCTTCATTGTTCATGGTATCAATTCTTCTTCATCAAAAGTTGATGTGCAAAAAGTGGCCCGGGCCTTTTTTGTTCTTCTCACCAGGTATGTCTGTATACCTGCAGCACATGTAGGTATCAGCATGAACAGTTCAACTAAAAATATCATGAGTGAGTACCCAAAAAACATTTAAgcgatcatcacttaccatcaggtgagaacaggccaagagcttcctcgttgtgtataaaaaataaaaataaagttatttcttGGACACTTTTCTTTCTCAGAAATTCATAGGAAATACATCATCATATTACTACCAACTAATATTACCTTCTGTAACGATGGCTCCAATAAACAATCAGGCTTTTAAAAGGCAGTTTTAAAACCCCCTGTCTTGGGGCAGTAGTTTGGGCCAGTGCtctcagtgctgagaagaagcacagCATCTAAAGCTAAGCATCCTCCACATCCTTGCTGTCCTTGCAGGTGGAATAATGGTGGTCTGCGGCATCATGACGGTGGCGGCCGCGTTCGTGCCTCAAGGAGGTGCTGCCACTGCGTTGCTCATCATCGCTCTGTGTTCCGGCTGCTCTGCCTCCATCCTGGCTGCTATAGCGGTCGACGTCTTCCCTACCAGCATGAGGTACAGTTTCCCAGCAGCATGAGGTACAGTTTCCCACCAGCATGAGGTACAATTTTCTACCAGCATAAGGTTCAGCTTCCTTATTAGCAAGAGATACAGCTTCCCTACCAGCAAGAGGTAACAGTCTCCCTCTAGCATGAGGTGCACCGCTCTCGTGCCTCAAGGTGGTGCTGCCACTGCGTTGCTCATCATCGCTCTCTGCTCCGGCTGTTCTGCCTCCATCCTGGCTGCTATTGCTGTCGACGTCTTCCCTACCAGCATGAGGTACAGTTTCCCACCAGCAAGAGGTACAGTCTCCCACCAGCATGAGGTGCACCGCGCTCGTGCCTCAGAGAGGCGTCGCCATTGCGCTACTCATCATCGCACTTTGCTCCGGCTGCTCTGCCTCCATCCTGGCTGCTATAGCGGTCGACGTCTTCCCTACCAGCATGAGGTACAGTTTCCCAGCAGCATGAGGTACAGTTTCCCACCAGCATGAGGTACAATTTTCTACCAGCATAAGGTTCAGCTTCCTTATTAGCAAGAGATACAGCTTCCCTACCAGCAAGAGGTAACAGTCTCCCTCTAGCATGAGGTGCACCGCTCTCGTGCCTCAAGGTGGTGCTGCCACCGCGCTGCTCATCATCACGCTCTGCTCCGGCTATTCTGACTCCATCCTGACTGCTATCGCGGTCGACGTCTTTCCACCAACATGAGGTACAGTTTCCCGCCAGCATGAGGTACAGTTTCCCACTAGCATGAGGTACAGTTCCCCACAAGCACCAGGTTCAGTTTCCTACCAGCACGAGGTACAATTTCCAACCAGCACGAGGTACAGTTTTTCACCAGCATGAGGTACAGTTTCCCTATTAGCATGAGGTAGAGTTTACAGTCTCTCTCTAACATAAGGTGTTCTGCATTTCTTGCCTCAAGGAGGCGCCGCTACTGCGCTGCATATTATCGCACTCTGCTCCGGCTGTTCTGCCTC harbors:
- the LOC135077057 gene encoding synaptic vesicle glycoprotein 2A-like, with amino-acid sequence MKKESASDYEKNRDEDEVFFEDAFELAGHGRFNYLVLFTSGLILLNVSMESVGMSYVVTAAECDLQLSSQDKGLVTAAAFIGIICTSFLWGYLGDRLGRRSVMLPAMVASAIFSVASSFSTNVWMLLVLRILTGCLVSASSATVYAYLGEMHMNTRRASAIAWGSVFISFSFITLPGLAWIIIPGKWSFTLGSLTVVPWRAFIWTWCAPGLLAALLLLFLPESPRFLLSSKGPEAALPVLAQMYAWNNGASPYSFPVKKIVSGSVEAGKAGGFVGALKNFSLLFRPPLLRCVIISHVSMFAVFMLSSGLYMWVPDILNNILKSTSEESITICTVIQEKIMKQRNMTLYSTEQTCSSDVSVGVFPISMAMGAVFALTYLAIGVFINKIGKKTLYCGIMVVCGIMTVAAAFVPQGGAATALLIIALCSGCSASILAAIAVDVFPTSMRAMAMCVMYMVGRTGAAFGSYILGATLTTHCLAAFSVFGAFSAGSTLLMVFWPKLEEVRDKMEQRGLSY